The Corynebacterium qintianiae genome has a window encoding:
- a CDS encoding biotin transporter BioY: MTNTTSATKASSTTSDIAFVAVFTALIIVLGFVAVPVGALGVPILLQNTAIILAALVLGPRRGFFVAALFLLIGFIFPVLAGGRTTYFALSSPTVGYVISYLIAVPVAGFIAARVIGKPKGAKVALFIVAGFLGLAIQYLLGAAGMVLRAGLDVPAAAAAQLPFIPTDAIEMAIMVAIAIGVHTAFPDLLRREAR; the protein is encoded by the coding sequence ATGACAAACACAACCTCCGCCACGAAGGCGTCCAGCACCACCTCCGACATCGCGTTCGTCGCTGTATTCACCGCCCTGATCATCGTCCTCGGGTTTGTCGCCGTCCCCGTCGGCGCGCTCGGCGTGCCGATCCTGCTGCAGAACACCGCGATCATTCTCGCAGCCCTCGTGCTCGGACCCAGGCGCGGTTTCTTCGTCGCGGCCCTGTTCCTCCTCATCGGGTTCATTTTCCCGGTCCTGGCGGGCGGGCGCACCACCTACTTCGCGCTGAGCTCCCCCACCGTCGGCTACGTCATCTCCTACCTCATTGCGGTGCCCGTCGCAGGCTTCATCGCTGCGCGAGTTATTGGTAAGCCCAAGGGTGCCAAGGTCGCACTCTTCATCGTTGCGGGCTTCCTCGGCCTCGCCATCCAGTACCTCCTGGGAGCCGCCGGCATGGTCCTCCGCGCCGGCCTCGACGTCCCTGCGGCAGCGGCGGCGCAGCTTCCGTTCATCCCCACCGATGCCATCGAGATGGCCATCATGGTCGCTATCGCCATCGGCGTCCACACGGCCTTCCCGGACCTGCTGCGCCGCGAGGCCCGCTAG
- a CDS encoding energy-coupling factor ABC transporter ATP-binding protein, which yields MPAIRFDGASVSYEGTTVLQPLTLELAERRIGIIGSNGSGKSTLVRLINGLITPSTGRVLVDALDPATDGKHVRRRVGFVFSDAESQIVMPRVADDIAFSLRRFKLPRSEVARRVDEVLERFGLAEKRDNSPHTLSGGEKQLLALAAVLVIQPDTVIADEPTTLLDMRNRRRIIRELSTLDQQLIVVTHDLDMLRDFDRVLCLDNGRVLFDGPPDRAAFFYTTLLDGQP from the coding sequence GTGCCCGCAATCCGCTTCGACGGCGCCAGCGTCAGCTACGAAGGCACTACCGTCCTACAGCCCCTCACTCTCGAGCTCGCCGAACGCCGCATCGGCATCATCGGGTCGAACGGCTCGGGCAAATCCACGCTGGTGCGCCTCATCAACGGGCTGATCACCCCCTCCACGGGGCGCGTGCTTGTCGACGCCCTCGATCCCGCGACCGACGGAAAACACGTACGCCGCCGGGTGGGTTTCGTCTTCTCCGACGCCGAGTCACAGATCGTCATGCCTCGCGTGGCCGACGACATTGCTTTTTCCCTGCGCCGCTTCAAGCTCCCGCGTTCCGAGGTGGCGCGCCGCGTCGACGAAGTCCTGGAGCGCTTCGGCCTCGCCGAGAAACGCGACAACTCCCCGCACACCCTATCCGGCGGCGAAAAGCAGCTGCTCGCCCTCGCCGCGGTGCTCGTCATCCAACCGGACACTGTCATCGCCGACGAGCCCACCACCCTGCTCGACATGCGAAACCGCCGCCGCATCATCCGTGAGCTCAGCACCCTCGATCAGCAGCTCATCGTGGTCACCCACGACCTTGACATGTTGCGCGACTTCGACCGGGTGCTCTGCCTCGACAACGGCCGCGTGCTTTTCGACGGCCCCCCGGACCGCGCCGCCTTCTTCTACACCACCTTGCTGGATGGGCAGCCGTGA
- a CDS encoding energy-coupling factor transporter transmembrane component T family protein, which produces MISYVPLGVYVPGDTPLHRTPPTVKLLALLVFAVLITALPTQPWHTVAALFAVSVLYTLARIPFGTAVRQLTPVVPLVALLGAYLWWQNGPAQALTITFGLLATLAAANLLTLTTTIEQLMTALERNMAPLARFGLPVKNISLAISLTVRLIPLMLQTVNEVLDARKARGAGLSLAAFGTPVVIRSIRRAQNVGEALMARGAGD; this is translated from the coding sequence GTGATCAGCTACGTCCCCCTCGGCGTCTACGTCCCCGGTGATACCCCTCTACACCGCACCCCGCCGACCGTGAAGCTGCTGGCCTTGCTCGTCTTCGCGGTCCTCATCACGGCGCTGCCTACCCAGCCATGGCACACCGTCGCAGCACTATTTGCCGTTTCGGTTCTCTACACTCTCGCCCGGATACCCTTCGGCACCGCGGTGCGCCAGCTCACCCCGGTTGTCCCGCTCGTCGCGCTACTAGGCGCATACTTGTGGTGGCAGAACGGGCCCGCCCAGGCGTTGACGATCACATTCGGCCTGCTGGCGACGTTGGCCGCCGCAAACCTGCTCACGCTCACCACCACCATCGAGCAGCTGATGACCGCGCTTGAGCGCAATATGGCGCCGCTGGCCCGGTTTGGCCTGCCGGTAAAAAACATTAGCCTGGCCATCTCATTGACCGTCCGGCTGATCCCGCTGATGCTTCAGACGGTCAACGAGGTCCTCGACGCACGAAAGGCCCGCGGTGCGGGTCTTTCTTTGGCGGCGTTCGGGACGCCGGTGGTGATTCGCAGTATCCGCCGCGCCCAGAATGTGGGCGAGGCACTGATGGCGCGGGGCGCCGGGGACTAA
- a CDS encoding PspA/IM30 family protein — translation MANPFTKFWNYLMALFDNKIEENADPKIQIEQAINEAQRQHQALSQQAAAVIGNQRQLEMQLNRRLEEVEKLQANTRQALQLADKARGEGDAQKAQEYENAAEAFAAQLVTAEQGIEDTKQLHDQALQQAAQAKQAVERNAAHLQQQVAERSKLLSQLEQAKMQEKVAETMSSMNAITTGTPNLDQVRDKIERRYANALGQAELAQNSVQGRMAEVEQAGIQMAGHGRLEQIRAEMAGELTSGQKPAIEQGESSSAPSASDVAGRSTNVSSDAVEARMRELRGER, via the coding sequence ATGGCTAACCCGTTTACCAAGTTCTGGAACTACCTGATGGCTCTGTTCGACAACAAGATCGAGGAGAACGCAGACCCGAAGATCCAGATCGAGCAGGCAATCAACGAGGCGCAGCGCCAGCACCAGGCGCTGTCCCAGCAGGCGGCGGCCGTTATTGGCAACCAGCGCCAGCTTGAGATGCAGCTCAACCGCCGTCTCGAAGAGGTGGAGAAGCTGCAGGCCAACACTCGCCAAGCGCTCCAGCTCGCCGACAAGGCCCGGGGCGAGGGAGATGCGCAGAAGGCGCAGGAGTACGAGAACGCCGCCGAGGCGTTTGCAGCCCAGCTTGTCACCGCCGAGCAGGGCATCGAGGACACGAAGCAGCTGCACGATCAGGCCCTGCAACAGGCCGCTCAGGCGAAGCAGGCCGTGGAGCGCAACGCCGCTCACCTCCAGCAGCAGGTCGCTGAGCGCTCCAAGCTGCTCTCGCAGCTTGAGCAGGCCAAGATGCAGGAAAAGGTCGCCGAGACAATGTCGTCCATGAACGCCATCACCACCGGCACCCCGAACCTGGACCAGGTGCGCGACAAGATCGAGCGCCGCTACGCCAACGCCCTCGGCCAGGCCGAGCTGGCGCAGAACTCCGTGCAGGGTCGCATGGCAGAGGTCGAGCAAGCGGGTATCCAGATGGCCGGCCACGGCCGTCTCGAGCAGATCCGCGCCGAGATGGCAGGCGAGCTCACGTCCGGCCAGAAGCCGGCGATCGAGCAGGGCGAGTCCTCCTCAGCCCCGTCCGCCTCTGATGTCGCAGGCCGGTCCACCAACGTTTCCAGTGACGCAGTCGAAGCACGCATGCGCGAGCTGCGCGGCGAGCGCTAA
- a CDS encoding helix-turn-helix domain-containing protein, whose amino-acid sequence MATTTLLREHLEIPGLTRLPERTQKTDVREPLLREALGMSLRAFRADKNVSLRELAAKARVSSGYISELERGRKEVSSELLASICEALDTTVAEVLLEAVANLSLQSITDELEHTAPSAAEL is encoded by the coding sequence ATGGCAACGACAACTCTTCTCCGCGAACATCTCGAGATCCCCGGCCTGACCCGCCTGCCGGAGCGCACCCAGAAAACTGACGTGCGCGAACCGCTGCTGCGCGAGGCACTGGGGATGTCCCTGCGCGCATTCCGCGCCGACAAGAATGTGTCCCTGCGCGAGCTCGCCGCCAAGGCGCGGGTGTCCTCGGGTTACATCTCCGAGCTGGAGCGCGGCCGCAAGGAGGTGTCGTCGGAACTTTTGGCGTCGATATGCGAGGCGCTGGATACCACGGTGGCCGAAGTCCTGCTCGAAGCCGTGGCGAACCTCTCGCTGCAGTCGATTACGGACGAGCTCGAGCACACAGCCCCTTCGGCCGCGGAGTTGTAG
- a CDS encoding CinA family protein, with the protein MDSESRTARELIDALRTRNQTISFCESLTAGLAAATLATIPGASAVLRGGLVVYATDLKHSLAGVATEVLEVHGAVSPVTAREMARGARRACVSDWAVATTGVAGPDMQDGHPVGEVWIGLSGPKWTASSSAAELVPSEAGRYALLSGASEPVRVLAGDRAQIRQAAVEAALRGALTAVREQN; encoded by the coding sequence GTGGATAGCGAGTCAAGAACAGCGCGCGAGCTTATCGACGCCCTGCGCACACGCAACCAGACCATCAGCTTCTGCGAGTCCTTGACCGCAGGGCTGGCCGCCGCCACGTTGGCCACCATTCCTGGTGCGTCCGCGGTGCTGCGTGGCGGCCTCGTTGTCTACGCCACCGACCTGAAGCATTCGCTCGCGGGTGTTGCCACCGAGGTGCTGGAGGTGCACGGCGCGGTATCGCCGGTGACCGCGCGCGAGATGGCCCGCGGGGCGCGGCGCGCGTGCGTCTCCGACTGGGCTGTCGCCACCACCGGAGTCGCCGGCCCCGACATGCAGGACGGCCACCCGGTGGGCGAGGTCTGGATCGGGTTGTCGGGGCCGAAGTGGACGGCGTCGTCTTCGGCGGCGGAGCTGGTGCCGTCCGAGGCCGGGCGCTACGCCCTGCTCAGCGGGGCCTCGGAGCCGGTGCGTGTGCTTGCGGGTGACCGCGCCCAGATTCGCCAAGCTGCGGTCGAGGCCGCGCTGCGCGGTGCGCTGACCGCGGTGCGGGAACAAAACTGA
- the pgsA gene encoding CDP-diacylglycerol--glycerol-3-phosphate 3-phosphatidyltransferase: MTQPQQSNWNLPNVLTSARIVFVPVFAWVVLSEGWWWAFGLFVVLMATDKLDGDIARSRGLVTDFGKIADPIADKALMITALVTLNIASTLPVWITVVIVVRELGITVWRMFMLRRGNVVPASKGGKLKTVLQTLGVALYLCPLPSWMDPVSLVVMLIAAAVTVVTGIQYILDSREANRG; this comes from the coding sequence GTGACCCAGCCACAGCAATCCAATTGGAACCTGCCCAACGTGTTGACGTCGGCACGCATCGTGTTTGTGCCCGTGTTCGCGTGGGTCGTTCTCTCGGAGGGCTGGTGGTGGGCGTTCGGCTTGTTCGTGGTGCTGATGGCCACGGACAAGCTCGACGGTGACATCGCGCGGTCCCGCGGTCTTGTCACGGACTTCGGCAAGATCGCCGACCCGATCGCTGACAAGGCGCTGATGATCACCGCGCTGGTCACCCTCAACATCGCATCCACCTTGCCGGTGTGGATCACGGTGGTGATCGTGGTCCGCGAGCTCGGCATCACGGTGTGGCGGATGTTCATGCTGCGCCGCGGCAACGTCGTGCCCGCGTCCAAGGGCGGCAAGCTGAAGACGGTTCTCCAGACCCTCGGCGTGGCCCTGTATTTGTGCCCGCTGCCGAGCTGGATGGACCCGGTCTCGCTCGTCGTCATGCTCATCGCGGCCGCCGTCACCGTGGTCACGGGTATTCAGTACATCTTGGATTCGAGGGAGGCCAACCGTGGATAG
- a CDS encoding TerC family protein produces MGVPASVWLITTVVIAGFFIFDFFSHVKDAHEPSLKESGFWTAFYVTIALLFGGVIWWLWDGEHAAQYYTGYVTEKALSVDNLFVFALIMSAFKIPRKYQQKVLLLGIVIALIMRLLFILLGAAVIAAWSDVFYLFAIFLIWTAIKLAYDEATDQEETDPNDMFIVKALRRVFPVTKSYHGDKLVSATQAGKKALTPLFVALLAIGFVDVMFALDSIPAIYGITSEPFIVFTTNAFALLGLRQMYFLLDGLLDRLVYLSYGLAIILGFIGVKLLLHALHENNLPFINGGENVTVPEIGTFTSLAVIIGVLVVTVVASLVKNRIDIAAGRIDPEGPKWHVDYDDHGNRRKVDNHGNHLEWIDDPATSGRGDHTATGSGETDHLDVSRGGQK; encoded by the coding sequence ATGGGCGTGCCCGCCTCAGTATGGCTGATTACGACGGTTGTTATCGCGGGCTTTTTCATCTTCGACTTCTTTAGCCACGTCAAAGATGCGCATGAACCGTCACTGAAAGAATCGGGCTTTTGGACCGCGTTCTACGTCACCATCGCACTGCTTTTCGGCGGCGTGATCTGGTGGTTGTGGGACGGCGAGCACGCGGCGCAGTACTACACTGGCTACGTCACGGAAAAGGCGCTGAGCGTTGACAACCTGTTTGTTTTCGCGCTGATCATGAGCGCGTTCAAGATCCCGCGCAAGTACCAGCAGAAGGTGCTGCTGCTTGGTATCGTGATCGCGCTGATCATGCGCCTGCTTTTCATCCTGCTTGGCGCGGCCGTGATCGCGGCGTGGTCGGACGTGTTCTACCTCTTCGCCATCTTCCTGATCTGGACGGCTATCAAATTGGCCTACGACGAAGCGACGGACCAGGAAGAAACCGACCCGAACGACATGTTCATTGTCAAAGCGCTGCGCCGTGTCTTCCCGGTGACCAAGTCCTACCACGGTGACAAGCTCGTCTCCGCCACCCAGGCCGGCAAGAAGGCGTTGACTCCGCTGTTCGTTGCGCTTTTGGCGATTGGGTTCGTCGACGTGATGTTCGCGCTCGACTCCATCCCCGCGATCTACGGCATTACCTCGGAGCCGTTCATCGTGTTCACGACCAACGCGTTCGCGCTTCTCGGCCTGCGGCAGATGTACTTCCTGCTCGACGGCCTCCTTGACCGGTTGGTGTACCTGTCCTACGGACTGGCCATCATCCTCGGTTTTATCGGCGTTAAGCTACTCCTGCACGCCCTGCACGAGAACAACCTGCCGTTCATTAACGGCGGCGAGAACGTGACCGTGCCCGAGATTGGGACGTTTACTTCCCTGGCCGTGATTATCGGTGTTCTGGTGGTTACCGTCGTGGCATCACTGGTGAAGAACCGCATTGATATTGCTGCGGGCCGAATCGACCCGGAGGGGCCGAAGTGGCACGTGGATTACGACGACCACGGCAACCGCCGAAAGGTTGACAACCACGGCAACCATCTCGAGTGGATCGATGATCCCGCCACCTCCGGTCGCGGCGATCACACAGCAACCGGTTCGGGCGAGACGGATCACCTCGACGTTTCGCGCGGGGGCCAGAAATAG
- a CDS encoding DNA translocase FtsK, translating into MSVTNSPRSSARPQTGPRGRGRSARTSTSYGASMTHPATSTNLAADTSGERVGSAYRAVGGSISAAARGVGSVFGKLGRGLRSNDDDGDIDDLFNGDAEEQEERRPRRRSRAPKNGANEEARDDEKGGSNRVEHADRKDRADAVGLVLIGLAAVIGASVWFDIAGPVGHLIAQAVHWVIGAGALILPVALVAVAVALMLDTRADNAIRARVSVGIAIIAVAMLGLVHVFAGNPADWEGRRIAGGAVGALLGGTLAAGFSSFVAVPLLALVIIYGALKTTGVTVRQAFDLVKASLSSARDNLHTPDPDGDDDPYGHVDEDLDDIAEGRERTRRRARSAAAAEVAHRPRRRTPLDNYPADESTRQLPRVSALGANLLDDADTQAERDSEDVPGESKPEPTHTRVLPRKKRKPEPKPAQEPELDSESGSAETPEQPQDDAIAQSREAMRAAIVARSGIDAAAIPASTPKSELEKETAPAVPAKRVPEGETDYILPSTDLLVAGSAPKTRTEANDRMIEAITDVFEEFRVDAQVTGFSRGPTVTRYEVELGPGVKVSKITNLQSNLAYAAATDNVRLLTPIPGKSLVGIEVPNQDREMVRLRDVLDAPKVVADRDPMLVGLGKDIEGEFIASSVQKMPHLLVAGSTGSGKSAFVNSLLISLLTRATPDEVRLILVDPKMVELTPYEGIPHLITPIITQPKKAAAALQWLVEEMEQRYMDMKSSRVRHIKDFNRKVRSGEISAPPGSEREMRPYPFIICVVDELADLMMTAPKEIEESIVRITQKARAAGIHLVLATQRPSVDVVTGLIKTNVPSRLAFATSSLTDSRVILDQAGAEKLIGMGDGLFIPQGAGKPQRLQGAYVTDEEIQAVVEAAKSQDSPSYVEGVTEDKQAEAKVIDDDIGKDLDDLLEAVELVVTSQLGSTSMLQRKLRIGFAKAGRLMDLMETRGVVGPSEGSKAREVLVKPEELETILWMIKGADPAEAPTEEPSLDDVIPDATAGEDTRVINTTYNPTGGAF; encoded by the coding sequence ATGTCTGTCACGAACTCACCCCGCTCGTCCGCGCGCCCGCAGACCGGTCCCCGTGGACGAGGTCGGAGCGCGCGGACGTCGACAAGCTACGGGGCCTCCATGACGCACCCGGCGACATCGACGAACCTCGCCGCGGATACCAGCGGTGAGCGTGTGGGTTCTGCGTACAGGGCCGTCGGCGGATCGATTAGCGCGGCAGCGCGGGGTGTGGGTTCGGTGTTCGGGAAACTCGGTCGCGGATTGCGCAGCAATGACGACGACGGCGATATAGACGATTTGTTCAACGGTGACGCCGAGGAGCAGGAAGAACGGCGCCCGCGGCGTCGTTCCCGCGCGCCGAAAAATGGTGCAAATGAGGAAGCGCGCGACGATGAGAAAGGCGGTAGCAACCGGGTGGAGCATGCAGACCGAAAGGACCGGGCCGACGCCGTGGGCCTGGTTCTCATCGGCTTGGCCGCTGTCATCGGCGCGTCCGTGTGGTTCGACATTGCCGGGCCGGTCGGCCACCTCATCGCCCAGGCTGTCCACTGGGTCATTGGCGCGGGCGCGCTCATTCTTCCCGTGGCTCTCGTCGCTGTCGCGGTTGCGCTCATGCTGGACACCCGCGCCGATAACGCCATTCGCGCCCGGGTGAGCGTCGGCATCGCGATCATCGCCGTCGCCATGCTCGGCCTCGTGCACGTCTTCGCGGGCAACCCGGCCGATTGGGAAGGGCGGCGCATCGCAGGCGGCGCCGTCGGGGCGCTGCTCGGCGGGACGCTCGCCGCGGGATTCTCGTCGTTCGTAGCCGTGCCCCTGCTTGCGCTCGTGATCATCTACGGTGCGCTCAAGACCACCGGGGTCACCGTACGCCAGGCTTTCGACCTGGTGAAGGCGTCGCTCTCCTCGGCGAGGGACAACCTGCACACGCCGGACCCGGATGGGGACGACGACCCTTACGGCCATGTCGATGAAGATCTAGATGATATCGCTGAGGGCCGCGAGCGCACCCGGCGCCGCGCCCGCTCGGCTGCCGCGGCCGAGGTCGCCCACCGGCCGCGACGGCGCACGCCACTGGACAACTACCCGGCCGATGAATCCACTCGTCAACTCCCGCGCGTGAGCGCGCTCGGTGCCAATCTGCTCGACGACGCCGACACGCAAGCGGAACGTGATTCCGAAGACGTGCCGGGGGAGTCGAAACCGGAGCCTACCCACACCCGTGTGCTGCCGCGGAAGAAGCGCAAACCGGAGCCGAAACCCGCTCAGGAGCCGGAGCTAGATTCCGAGTCGGGGTCCGCCGAGACACCTGAGCAGCCGCAGGACGACGCCATCGCGCAGTCCCGGGAGGCGATGCGCGCCGCGATCGTCGCGCGCTCGGGTATCGACGCCGCCGCCATCCCCGCATCCACCCCGAAGTCGGAACTGGAAAAGGAAACGGCCCCGGCGGTGCCGGCAAAGCGCGTGCCGGAGGGTGAAACCGACTACATCTTGCCGTCCACGGATTTGCTCGTGGCCGGATCAGCGCCGAAGACGCGCACCGAGGCGAACGACCGCATGATCGAGGCAATCACCGACGTGTTCGAGGAGTTCCGCGTCGACGCGCAGGTGACGGGTTTTTCCCGCGGCCCCACTGTGACGCGCTACGAGGTCGAGCTCGGCCCGGGCGTGAAAGTCTCCAAGATCACCAACCTGCAGTCCAACCTGGCGTACGCGGCGGCGACCGACAACGTCCGCCTGCTCACCCCTATTCCGGGCAAGTCGCTCGTGGGCATTGAGGTGCCGAACCAGGACCGCGAGATGGTGAGGCTGCGCGACGTCCTCGACGCTCCGAAGGTCGTGGCCGACCGCGACCCGATGCTCGTCGGCTTGGGCAAGGACATCGAGGGCGAATTCATCGCCTCGAGCGTGCAGAAGATGCCGCACTTACTCGTCGCCGGTTCGACCGGCTCGGGTAAGTCTGCCTTCGTCAACTCCCTGCTCATCTCGCTGCTGACCCGCGCCACCCCGGACGAGGTCCGCCTCATCCTGGTGGACCCGAAGATGGTGGAGCTGACCCCATACGAGGGCATTCCGCACCTGATCACGCCGATTATCACCCAGCCGAAGAAGGCGGCCGCCGCGCTGCAGTGGCTGGTGGAGGAGATGGAGCAGCGCTACATGGACATGAAGTCCTCGCGCGTGCGCCACATCAAGGACTTCAACAGGAAGGTGCGCTCCGGGGAAATTTCCGCGCCTCCCGGTTCGGAGCGCGAGATGCGCCCGTACCCGTTCATCATCTGTGTGGTCGACGAGCTGGCGGATCTGATGATGACCGCCCCGAAGGAGATTGAGGAGTCGATCGTGCGCATCACCCAGAAGGCGCGCGCGGCGGGCATCCATCTGGTGCTGGCCACCCAGCGCCCCTCGGTGGATGTGGTCACTGGCCTGATCAAGACCAACGTGCCGTCGCGCCTCGCGTTCGCCACCTCGTCGTTGACCGACTCGCGCGTCATCCTGGACCAGGCAGGCGCGGAAAAGCTCATCGGCATGGGAGACGGGTTGTTCATCCCGCAGGGCGCGGGCAAGCCGCAGCGCCTGCAGGGCGCCTACGTCACGGACGAGGAAATCCAGGCCGTCGTCGAGGCCGCGAAGTCGCAGGACTCACCGTCGTACGTCGAGGGCGTGACCGAGGACAAGCAGGCCGAGGCGAAGGTCATCGACGACGACATCGGCAAGGACCTCGACGACCTGCTCGAGGCCGTCGAGCTCGTGGTCACCTCCCAACTCGGGTCGACATCGATGCTGCAGCGCAAGCTGCGCATCGGTTTCGCTAAGGCGGGGCGCCTGATGGACTTGATGGAAACACGCGGCGTGGTGGGCCCGTCCGAAGGCTCGAAGGCGCGTGAGGTGCTGGTCAAGCCGGAGGAGCTGGAGACGATCCTGTGGATGATCAAGGGGGCCGATCCTGCGGAGGCGCCCACGGAGGAGCCTTCGCTTGACGACGTCATACCGGACGCGACCGCCGGTGAGGACACCCGTGTGATCAACACCACCTACAATCCGACAGGCGGCGCATTTTAG
- a CDS encoding TIGR03085 family metal-binding protein has translation MSFAKQERERLANLFLDLGPDAPTLCEGWNTRDLAIHLYIRENQPHKAGGMFVSALEPILEKETKRQLERPFEDVVRAWAAGPPPLIAPIDGLMNTAEYFVHHEDVRRGDGVPRPRDFSAAVNKNLLALAKRFGALMMRASETPVILTPPSLPPVTIGGKRKVAERGDDVIRVKGDPGELLLWVMGRNAVEVELDGDPEKVAALKVKF, from the coding sequence ATGTCATTTGCGAAGCAAGAACGCGAGCGTCTCGCGAACCTTTTCCTCGACCTCGGCCCCGATGCCCCCACGCTGTGCGAGGGCTGGAACACCCGCGACCTCGCCATCCACCTCTACATCCGCGAGAACCAGCCGCACAAGGCCGGCGGCATGTTCGTCTCCGCTCTGGAGCCGATCCTGGAGAAGGAAACCAAGCGGCAGCTCGAGCGCCCGTTTGAGGATGTTGTCCGCGCGTGGGCCGCGGGACCCCCTCCACTCATCGCGCCAATTGACGGCCTGATGAACACCGCCGAGTACTTCGTGCACCACGAGGACGTGCGGCGGGGTGACGGTGTGCCGCGCCCGCGCGATTTCAGCGCGGCGGTGAACAAGAATCTCCTGGCGCTGGCGAAGCGCTTCGGGGCGTTGATGATGCGCGCGTCCGAGACTCCCGTCATCCTCACGCCCCCGTCGCTGCCGCCGGTGACGATCGGCGGCAAGCGCAAGGTCGCGGAGCGCGGTGATGATGTGATCCGAGTCAAGGGCGATCCGGGGGAGCTTTTATTGTGGGTGATGGGCCGCAATGCGGTCGAGGTTGAGCTGGACGGCGACCCCGAGAAAGTTGCTGCGCTAAAAGTAAAGTTTTAG